The following nucleotide sequence is from Natronosalvus caseinilyticus.
TGACTCTTCGGACCTATATACTTCAGGGTTCGTGCTCGAGAAACTCACTCGCGTGGTCCACTAGCGCCCCACTCGAGTGGTTCAACGGACGGCGAGTGGTTCTAAAGAGTGTGACGGCATCTGGTTACTCTCACAGCGTGAGGTTGAGGCAGATTTGAACCGAAGGAAGACGTTCTTGCTCGCTCACTCCGTTCGCTGTGCGAGCTGTGACTTCCAGGGTTCAAATCTACCCGTGACAATTTTTCTGACGCGAACTCGTCGCTTCGCTCCTCGGTTTGCGTCGGAAAAATGGGTTGGGGCAGATTTGAACTGCCGGCCTCCTCCATGTCAAGGAGGTGTCATAACCAGACTAGACCACCAACCCGTCCGGTTTGCGTCTTCGAACTGCACTCAATCGTTGCCCGCCACCCTAATTGAAGGTTTCGAATCGGTGGCCGTACGCGAGGCCTCACCACGGACGAGGCTCCGACACGCTTAAGTCTATGTACTTGTTTGGTCATTACCAGACAGACCCGTACATTGGTGTCCCCTATGAAAACGTACGTCGAACACGTAACTGACGGTCACGACCTGACGCAAGCCGACGCTAGAGCCGCTTCTAATGCGGTCTTCGAGGGTGCAACGGACGCCCAGATCGGCGCGCTACTGACGGCCCTGCGCGCGAAAGGCGAAACGGAAGCCGAAATCGCGGGCTTCGCGGAGGGCATGCGAAACGCCGCGCGAACAATCGACCCCGACCGCGAGCCGCTCGTCGACACCTGCGGCACCGGCGGCGACGACTACGACACGATCAACGTCTCGACGACGAGCGCCATCGTCGCCGCGGGTGCGGGCGTCCCAGTCGCCAAACACGGCAACTACTCGGTATCCTCCTCGTCCGGCAGCGCCGACGTGCTCGAGGAAGTCGGCGTCACTATCGACGCCGAACCGCCAGCCGTCGAGCGGACCATCGAGGAGGAGGGCATCGGCTTCATGCTCGCGCCGGTCTTCCATCCCGCGATGAAGGCCGTGATCGGGCCGCGTCAAGAACTCGGCATTCGGACGATCTTCAACGTCCTCGGCCCGCTCACGAACCCCGCCGGCGCAGACGCGCAGGTCGTCGGGGTGTACGACCCCGATCTGGTTCCGATCCTCGCCCGGGCACTCGCGCGAATGGACGTCGACCGGGCGCTCGTCGTCCACGGCGCCGGCACCGACGAGATCGCCATCCACGGCGAGACGCGAGTCGCCGAAGTCGAGGGCGAAACGGTCGAGGAGTACACCCTCGAGCCGGTCGACCTCGGCCTCGAACGTCACGCCATCGACGACATCTCGGGGGGAACGCCCGCGGCAAACGCCGCCGACCTGCGCGGTATCGTCGAGGGAGACGTCGACGGGGCCAAACGCGACGTCATCCTGGCGAACGCCGGAGCTGCCATCTACGTCGCCGGCGAAGCGCCCACCCTCGAGGCCGGCGCGGACCGCGCGCTCGAGGCGATCCGGAGCGGAGACGCGAGCGCGACGCTCGAGCGACTGTGCGGGGTCGCCCCGGAGGTCCGGTGACGTGACGCGCGTCAAGATCTGCGGCCTCACTCGAGAGACTGACCTCGAGGCCGCCATCGATGCCGGCGCTGACGCCGTCGGTATCGTCTCGGACGTCCCGATCGACACGCCGCGCGAAGTCGCTCCCGAGCGGGCGGCCGACCTCCTCAGCGCCGCGCCGCCGTTCGTGACGACAGTTCTGGTAACCATGCCGACTGGCCCCGAGCGAGCGATCGAACTCGTCGAGCGGGTCGACCCGGACGCGATCCAGATCCACGGCGGGATGCGCCCTGGCGACCTCGCGTACCTCCGGGCCAAAATCGACGCACAGGTGTTCCTGGCGGTCGATGCAGAACGGGTGACCGCCGCCTCGCGGTACGACGACCTCGCGGACGCGCTGGTCGTCGACTCCGTGGACGACCAGGGTGCGGGCGGAACCGGCGAAACGCACGACTGGGAACGAACCCGAGCGGCGACCGCGGACCTCGAGTCGCCCGTGATTCTTGCTGGCGGCCTGGTTCCTGACAACGTCGAGGAAGCTATTCGAACCGTTTCGCCGTACGCCGTCGACGTCTCGAGCGGGATCGAAGCGCGCCCTGGCGTCAAAGATCACGACGCCGTCCAGGCGTTCGTCGATCGAGGTCGACGGACGGCGCTGGCGCCGAACGAACCTCGCCAGCGAGTGGTCGAGCCGTGAGAGACCCCATCCACGTTACGAGGGAGCGATGACGGATTCAACGACGACCACGACGCAATCCGCCGAAACGGCGACGCTCGAGACCGACCGCGAGAGCTTTCGTGCCTACGCGAACGCCGCCGACCGCACGGAACGGCCAGCCGTCGTGCGCGTCGAGGCGACGCTCGAGGTCGAGACGACGCCACTCGCCGCCTACGCTGCGCTTACCGGGAGAACGGCGACGGACCGGATCGAAGGCAGTGAGGGCGCCAAAGCCCACGAGAACGACGGCGAGCGAACACCCTACGCGTTCCTGCTCGAGAGCGCCGAGAAGACGCCCTCGAGCGACCCGGACGGGGCCTTCCAGCCCAACGCGAGCACGGCGGAGCGCCACGCTCGCTTCTCGTACGTGGGCTACGATCCCGACGCCGTCGTGACGGTCGGGCCAGAGGGAGTCGAGGTCGAAGCGCTCTCGGCTAATGCGCCGCTCGAGGCGACCGGAATCGATAGCAGGGGGACCGGTTCCGGGGCCAGGTCCAGATCCGGGGCCGAGACCGAGACCGAGACCGAGGCTGGGACTGAGGCCGGAGACACCCTCGACGCGCTCCGGAGCGCACTCCCCGACGTCCGCCTCGAGAACGTGCCAGACCGGGACCGCCAGCACTTCGACGGCGGACTCGTCGGCTTTCTCGCCTACGACGCCGTCTACGACCTCTGGCTCGAGGAGGTCGGTCGCGAGCGACCCGAGTCGCGATTTCCGGACGCCCAGTTCGTCCTGACGACGAAGACGCTGGCCTTCGACGAACGGGACGGGTCCGTTTCGCTCGTGTTCACGCCGGTCCTCGAGGCCGACGACGACCCGGACGCAGTGTACGACGAGCTTCGCGCCGAAGCGACGCGCGT
It contains:
- a CDS encoding phosphoribosylanthranilate isomerase, with the protein product MTRVKICGLTRETDLEAAIDAGADAVGIVSDVPIDTPREVAPERAADLLSAAPPFVTTVLVTMPTGPERAIELVERVDPDAIQIHGGMRPGDLAYLRAKIDAQVFLAVDAERVTAASRYDDLADALVVDSVDDQGAGGTGETHDWERTRAATADLESPVILAGGLVPDNVEEAIRTVSPYAVDVSSGIEARPGVKDHDAVQAFVDRGRRTALAPNEPRQRVVEP
- the trpD gene encoding anthranilate phosphoribosyltransferase, with translation MKTYVEHVTDGHDLTQADARAASNAVFEGATDAQIGALLTALRAKGETEAEIAGFAEGMRNAARTIDPDREPLVDTCGTGGDDYDTINVSTTSAIVAAGAGVPVAKHGNYSVSSSSGSADVLEEVGVTIDAEPPAVERTIEEEGIGFMLAPVFHPAMKAVIGPRQELGIRTIFNVLGPLTNPAGADAQVVGVYDPDLVPILARALARMDVDRALVVHGAGTDEIAIHGETRVAEVEGETVEEYTLEPVDLGLERHAIDDISGGTPAANAADLRGIVEGDVDGAKRDVILANAGAAIYVAGEAPTLEAGADRALEAIRSGDASATLERLCGVAPEVR